The sequence GATTGTTGACGGCCGCCTCCCAGAGGTTGAACTGCACGATGAGCTTGCCCTCTCCCTCAACCCCGCCACCCGCGGTCGCATTCATAACGTGACCCGTCACGAGCACTATACCGAGGTGGACGTCATCGTCCCGGTCCTGCACGGACCGTTTGGTGAGGACGGGACGGTGCAGGGCCTGTTCGAGCTGTCCGGAATTCCGTACGTGGGCGCCGGAGTGCTGGCGTCTGCCGTCGGGATGGATAAGGAATTCACCAAGAAGCTGCTGGTGGCCGAAGGCCTGCCCGTGGCGCCCCAGGTTGTGCTCACCGGAGAGACTGTGTTGAGCGATGAACACAAGGCCCACCTTGGCCTTCCCGTCTTCGTCAAACCAGCACGCGGCGGATCCTCCATCGGCGTGTCCAAAGTTTCAGCCTGGGAGGATTTCGAGGCAGCCGTACAGCTGGCCTACGAGTCCGATGGAAAGGTGCTCGTGGAGCCGGAGATCCTCGGCGCCGAGGTTGAGGTTGGCGTGCTCGAACACCCAGACGGAACCCTCCAGGCCTCCGTACCCGCGAAACTCCTCGGAACCACGGAGTCCGAGGAGGGTTTTTATGACTTCGACTCGAAGTACATCAATGAGGGCGTTTCTGCAGAAATCCCTGCGCCTTTGAGCCAGGAACTCAGCGAAGAAATCCGCGAACGCGCCATCGAAGCCTTCCGAGCGTTGGGCGCAGCGGGGCTGTCCCGCGTGGACTTCTTCATCACCGACGAGACCTACTACATCAACGAGGTCAACACCTTCCCGGGATTTACCCCGATTTCGATGTATCCGCAGGTCTTCTCCGCAGCCGGCGTGGATTATGCCGAGCTGCTTGACATACTGATCCAGACTGCGCTCGCGCACGCCTAGCTGCTGTTTAGGACTGGGGCGGTGTGGCCTTAGCGAGAGCGTCACTCAGCCGAACGAGCGCCGAGTTCGCCGCGTCCTGCGGGGCAGATAGTGCGAGATCCTCGGAGCGTCCCAAGGCGAACCACGTGCCGGCTGTGGTGCCCTCAGCCAAGGTGGTGTCCTCAAACCACGGAACCTCATTGACTTGCTGTAGCTGGACGCCGGCTGCGTAGTTCTCCGGAGCGGCCACGCCGCAGCGTACAACAATTTCCTCGCGCCCCGGCGCGCTATACACCCATGTGTTCTTGTCGCCCACATCCGAGCGGCGTGTGTAGCCTTCCGCGAGCGATCCTGGCAAAGCTTTGTCGAGCTTAGGGCACATCTCATCCGGCCCGGCGGCTAGCTGGGAGAGCGGAGCTGGGTGTGGCGTGAGGGATTCATGGGGGAGACGGGAGAGGGCATCGCTAAGTCCCTGTGGTTCCTCATCTGCCGCGGTGGTCATGGCCACGGCCGGGGACCGCTGCGTGGAGTACCACGTTGTGAGGTTCGATCCTGGTGTCGCATCGATAACCTTGAGCCATTCTTCGCCCTCGACGTCGAAGGTCTGCGAGTATTCAGTGTACTGCTGTGGCAAATCTACGCCGCAGCGCACCGTTACGCGGTCCTCCGAGGTGCTAGCCCATGCGGCGACGCCGGCGGGCGCAGGATCGGCGAGTTCCGCGCGGGGGTGGCCCAGGAGGACGTCGGGAAGCGCTCGCACCAGCTCCGCACATTCGGGGGAGTCCGCGGCCTCCGACGGGGTCGGTGGCAGCGCAACCGGCTGCTGAGCAGTGGACGTGAAGACGTATTTGGCCCCAAAGATCACGGCCAGCACCATTGCGATGGCAATCCCGAGTGAGACGTAGATGGCGGTGCGGTTAAATTGGGTATCCATAGGGGCTTATCCTAACCCCGGGAGGCCTAAAAGAGAGAAGGAGTCTATGGGTTTGTCGCACACGCTGGAGCAGGTCGGTGAACGGCACGTCATCCATGAGATTGTTGCTGCAGCACCGAGCGCACTCAACGGCGACGATGCAGCGGTACTGTATCCGGCCGCGCCCAATTCCCGGACGGTAGCCTCAACGGACATGATGGTGGAAGGGCGCCACTTCCGCCGTGACTGGTCGACGGCCGCGGAGGTGGGACAGAAGGCGATAGTGCGCAACTTTGCCGATATCGAGGCAATGGGGGCGCGGCCTACCGCAGCTCTGTTGGCCATCGCCGCACCAGGAGACACACCGGTGGGTTACGTGCGAGGAATTGCGCAGGGAATCGCAGAGCGGTGTGCGCTGTACAACGCTGAGCTGGTCGGTGGTGACCTCACACGCAGCGACAGTTTGGTCATCAATGTGACTGCCATGGGATCACTGGGTGGCAGCGGTGCGCCGTTGACGTTAGACAAGGCGCGAGCGGGACAAACCCTGGTAGCGCACGGAAAGATTGGCTATTCCGCGGCGGGCCTGGCGCTGTTGGAGCGCTTCGGCCGTGCATTGCCTCAGGAATTGGAGGACCTGTGGCCGCTTGTCGACGCCCACTGTGCCCCCACCCTCACCCCCGGTCGCGGTGTTATCGCGCGTGCTACTGGGTCGACAGCGATGACGGATAACTCCGATGGTTTGGTGCGTGACATGGGCCTTATGGCCCAGCGCTCCTCCGTGAACATCGATCTCGACCCGGCGGCGATTGCGCCGGATGCGCTGCTTGTCTCGGCCGGGGCCGTGTTGGATGTTGACCCGTGGGAATGGGTTCTGAGCGGTGGAGAGGATCACACGCTGCTGGCGACGACGTACAAGGCCGCGCCGTCTGGATTCCGTGAGATTGGCCAGGTGCAGCGCGGAACAGGAGTAACCGTGGGCGGCGAGGCTCCCCGCTTCACCGGGGGATGGGAGAGCTTCGCATGATTGACACCTCACGGATCCACTACTCCTGGCTGCCGCACATCCGCCACGCCCTGGAGGAGAACTTACCGCGTATTGAGGAGCACATCGGCCAGGAGTTTTTACCGCCACCTGCGGACGTCTTTGCCGCGTTGTCCATGCCGCTTGAGGATGTTCGCGTGCTCATCGTGGGCCAGGATCCCTATCCCACTCCGGGGCATGCCATGGGGCTGTCCTTCTCCACGCGCCCAGGTGTTGCGGCTCCCCGCTCGCTGCGGAACATTTATGCCGAGTTACAGGATGACCTTGGAATTTCCGGGCGTGACGACGGTGACTTACGTGCCTGGAGCGCACAGGGGGTGTTGCTACTCAACCGCGTTCTCACCGTTGCCCCGGGGCAGGCAGGCTCGCACCGCCGACTGGGGTGGGAGGCGATTACGGAGGCAGCGATTCGGGCGCTTGCCGGGCGCGACATCGTGGCCATCTTATGGGGCCGCGATGCCCAGAACTGCCAGGCTTTCCTGCCCGGCACCGACTGCATTACCTCGCCGCACCCCTCGCCACTGTCGGCGCGGCGCGGTTTCTTCGGCTCGAAGCCGTTCTCCCGGGCCAATGCAGCCCTCGAGGCACGCGGCGTGCCCGCGGTGGACTGGCGCTTGTAAACTAGCCCTCATGTCGTATCCCGTCGAGTTGGACGCTCGCGGCCTGCATGCCTGGGCCGCGCGAACCGTGGAGGAGCTCAAACGCCGCCGCGCCGAGATTAACGCCCTCAACGTGTTTCCCGTTCCCGATTCCGACACGGGATCCAACATGGCTTTCACCATGGAGTCCGCGCTGGCGGAGGCGGACAAGGGTGAGACCGATGTGGCCGAGGCGCTAGCTCTGGGTTCGGTGCGTGGTGCCCGTGGAAATTCCGGCATGGTGCTCTCCCAGGTGCTGCGAGGGGTGGCGGATACTACGACGGAATCTTGCGTCGACGGGGCCGTTCTGGCGGATGCCCTTACCCACGCTGTCGACCTCGTCGATCGCGCACTTGCCGCACCGGTCGAAGGC is a genomic window of Corynebacterium singulare containing:
- a CDS encoding D-alanine--D-alanine ligase family protein; its protein translation is MTEAKPVRVAVVYGGRSSEHSVSCISAGAIMEHLDPEKYEVVPIGITRDGMWTQGTREGLQIVDGRLPEVELHDELALSLNPATRGRIHNVTRHEHYTEVDVIVPVLHGPFGEDGTVQGLFELSGIPYVGAGVLASAVGMDKEFTKKLLVAEGLPVAPQVVLTGETVLSDEHKAHLGLPVFVKPARGGSSIGVSKVSAWEDFEAAVQLAYESDGKVLVEPEILGAEVEVGVLEHPDGTLQASVPAKLLGTTESEEGFYDFDSKYINEGVSAEIPAPLSQELSEEIRERAIEAFRALGAAGLSRVDFFITDETYYINEVNTFPGFTPISMYPQVFSAAGVDYAELLDILIQTALAHA
- a CDS encoding uracil-DNA glycosylase → MIDTSRIHYSWLPHIRHALEENLPRIEEHIGQEFLPPPADVFAALSMPLEDVRVLIVGQDPYPTPGHAMGLSFSTRPGVAAPRSLRNIYAELQDDLGISGRDDGDLRAWSAQGVLLLNRVLTVAPGQAGSHRRLGWEAITEAAIRALAGRDIVAILWGRDAQNCQAFLPGTDCITSPHPSPLSARRGFFGSKPFSRANAALEARGVPAVDWRL
- a CDS encoding DUF3515 domain-containing protein gives rise to the protein MDTQFNRTAIYVSLGIAIAMVLAVIFGAKYVFTSTAQQPVALPPTPSEAADSPECAELVRALPDVLLGHPRAELADPAPAGVAAWASTSEDRVTVRCGVDLPQQYTEYSQTFDVEGEEWLKVIDATPGSNLTTWYSTQRSPAVAMTTAADEEPQGLSDALSRLPHESLTPHPAPLSQLAAGPDEMCPKLDKALPGSLAEGYTRRSDVGDKNTWVYSAPGREEIVVRCGVAAPENYAAGVQLQQVNEVPWFEDTTLAEGTTAGTWFALGRSEDLALSAPQDAANSALVRLSDALAKATPPQS
- a CDS encoding thiamine-phosphate kinase → MGLSHTLEQVGERHVIHEIVAAAPSALNGDDAAVLYPAAPNSRTVASTDMMVEGRHFRRDWSTAAEVGQKAIVRNFADIEAMGARPTAALLAIAAPGDTPVGYVRGIAQGIAERCALYNAELVGGDLTRSDSLVINVTAMGSLGGSGAPLTLDKARAGQTLVAHGKIGYSAAGLALLERFGRALPQELEDLWPLVDAHCAPTLTPGRGVIARATGSTAMTDNSDGLVRDMGLMAQRSSVNIDLDPAAIAPDALLVSAGAVLDVDPWEWVLSGGEDHTLLATTYKAAPSGFREIGQVQRGTGVTVGGEAPRFTGGWESFA